A genome region from Streptomyces xanthophaeus includes the following:
- a CDS encoding acyl-CoA dehydrogenase: MDLTYTEEEQDFRARLRAWLAKVLPELPATPSPDDWPGRRAYDLGWQRRLYEAGYAGLHWPVDAGGRGATPTQHLIFLEETERAGAPYVGANFVGLLHAGPTVAAEGTAEQRARWLPPVLRGDEVWCQGFSEPGAGSDLASLRTRAVRDGDDYVISGSKIWTSHAEVADWCELLVRTDPGAPKHRGISWLAMPMDAPGVTVRPLRTLAGSAEFAEMFLDEVRVPVANRVGAENDGWRVTMVTLSFERGTAFVGEVVACRRTLGELARAAKANGRWDDPVLRRRLGRLYGEFGALWRLTQWNVSEAGRSAGGVPGIGGSVFKLAYSHARQELYDTAAEVLGAQCLSLEEEWTLDRLSSLSYTIAAGTSQIQRNIVAERILGLPKGR; encoded by the coding sequence ATGGACCTGACCTACACCGAGGAGGAGCAGGACTTCCGGGCCCGGCTGCGCGCATGGCTCGCCAAGGTGCTCCCCGAACTGCCCGCCACACCGTCCCCCGACGACTGGCCGGGCCGGCGCGCGTACGACCTCGGCTGGCAGCGCAGGCTGTACGAGGCCGGTTACGCGGGCCTGCACTGGCCGGTGGACGCGGGCGGCCGCGGAGCCACCCCGACCCAGCACCTGATCTTCCTGGAGGAGACCGAGCGCGCCGGGGCCCCGTACGTCGGCGCGAACTTCGTCGGGCTGCTGCACGCCGGCCCGACCGTCGCCGCCGAGGGCACGGCGGAGCAGCGGGCGCGCTGGCTGCCGCCCGTACTGCGCGGCGACGAGGTGTGGTGCCAGGGGTTCAGCGAGCCCGGCGCGGGCTCCGACCTGGCCTCCCTGCGGACGCGGGCCGTGCGCGACGGTGACGACTACGTGATCAGCGGGTCGAAGATCTGGACCTCGCACGCGGAGGTCGCCGACTGGTGCGAGCTGCTGGTGCGCACCGATCCCGGAGCGCCCAAGCACCGGGGGATCTCCTGGCTGGCCATGCCGATGGACGCGCCGGGAGTGACCGTGCGGCCGCTGCGCACGCTCGCCGGGTCGGCGGAGTTCGCGGAGATGTTCCTCGACGAGGTACGGGTCCCGGTGGCCAACCGGGTCGGCGCGGAGAACGACGGCTGGCGGGTCACCATGGTCACGCTGTCCTTCGAGCGCGGCACCGCCTTCGTCGGCGAGGTCGTCGCCTGCCGCCGGACCCTGGGGGAACTGGCCCGGGCGGCGAAGGCCAACGGCCGGTGGGACGACCCGGTCCTGCGGCGCAGGCTGGGACGGCTGTACGGGGAGTTCGGCGCGCTGTGGCGGCTCACCCAGTGGAACGTCAGCGAGGCCGGGCGATCGGCGGGCGGGGTCCCCGGCATCGGCGGTTCCGTCTTCAAGCTCGCCTACTCGCACGCCCGCCAGGAGCTGTACGACACGGCGGCGGAGGTCCTCGGGGCCCAGTGCCTGTCCCTGGAGGAGGAGTGGACCCTGGACCGGCTCTCCTCCCTCTCGTACACGATCGCGGCGGGCACCTCGCAGATCCAGCGGAACATCGTCGCCGAGCGGATCCTCGGCCTCCCGAAGGGCCGGTGA
- a CDS encoding acyl-CoA dehydrogenase family protein, which translates to MDFQPTEDQKDLRAGVRDLLAGRYGREALRASVDTGTSVDRALWRELGEAGFFALRLPESEGGVGLGLPEAVLVFEEAGRALVPGPLVATHLAAGVVPGAAAGTAVVSAFDLGGPLVAHLGEADAVLGASGVPAGEPVRSVDPLTPLHRVAVAGNSSAYREEGALLTAALQLGSALRTVELAVRYAGEREQFGQPIGAFQAVKHLCARMLVRAEVARTAVYAAAVTGDAGEVAAAKLLADEAAVRGARDCLQVHGGMGFTWEADVHLHLKRAWVRAEQWRTAAQAEELLAQELLGPAGQAGQVWQGGRAG; encoded by the coding sequence ATGGACTTCCAGCCGACCGAGGACCAGAAGGACCTGCGGGCGGGGGTACGGGACCTGCTGGCGGGCCGGTACGGACGCGAGGCGCTGCGGGCGTCGGTGGACACGGGCACGAGCGTGGACCGCGCGCTGTGGCGGGAGCTGGGCGAGGCGGGCTTCTTCGCGCTGCGCCTGCCGGAATCCGAGGGCGGTGTGGGCCTGGGCCTGCCGGAGGCGGTGCTGGTCTTCGAGGAGGCCGGACGGGCGCTGGTGCCGGGCCCGCTGGTGGCCACGCACCTGGCCGCCGGGGTGGTCCCGGGGGCGGCGGCGGGGACGGCGGTGGTGAGCGCCTTCGACCTGGGCGGGCCGCTGGTGGCCCACCTCGGGGAGGCGGACGCGGTGCTGGGGGCGTCCGGGGTGCCGGCGGGCGAGCCGGTGCGTTCGGTGGACCCGCTGACTCCGCTGCACCGGGTGGCGGTGGCGGGCAACTCCTCCGCCTACCGGGAGGAAGGGGCGCTGCTGACGGCCGCACTGCAGCTCGGCAGCGCGCTGCGGACGGTGGAGCTGGCGGTGCGGTACGCGGGCGAGCGCGAGCAGTTCGGGCAGCCGATCGGGGCGTTCCAGGCGGTCAAGCACCTGTGTGCGCGGATGCTGGTGCGGGCGGAGGTGGCCCGTACGGCGGTCTACGCGGCGGCGGTGACGGGGGACGCGGGCGAGGTGGCCGCAGCCAAGCTCCTCGCGGACGAGGCGGCGGTGCGGGGCGCCCGGGACTGCCTGCAGGTGCACGGGGGGATGGGCTTCACATGGGAGGCGGACGTGCACCTGCACCTGAAGCGGGCCTGGGTGCGGGCCGAGCAGTGGCGGACGGCGGCGCAGGCGGAGGAGCTGCTGGCGCAGGAGCTGCTGGGCCCGGCGGGGCAGGCGGGGCAGGTGTGGCAAGGGGGCCGGGCGGGGTAA
- a CDS encoding ATP-binding protein has product MQVLQVQLEVGADPAEVGRARRWARSRLAGSGIGDDEPLAETLILLISELVTNAVVHTGCPAVLRMLFGGPGVRVEVADASDRAPNRRQACGEDTGGRGLELVDGLADRWGWQREGAGKQIWCEIDRAQKSTSDCASERPADGPSEFHTPPREPRVYL; this is encoded by the coding sequence GTGCAGGTGCTTCAGGTTCAGCTTGAGGTCGGTGCGGATCCCGCCGAGGTCGGCCGGGCCCGCCGGTGGGCGCGTTCCCGGCTGGCGGGGTCGGGCATAGGGGACGACGAGCCGCTCGCCGAGACGCTGATCCTGCTGATCTCCGAGCTGGTCACGAACGCGGTCGTGCACACGGGCTGTCCGGCCGTGCTGCGGATGCTGTTCGGGGGGCCGGGGGTGCGGGTCGAGGTGGCCGACGCGAGCGACCGGGCGCCGAACCGCCGGCAGGCGTGCGGGGAGGACACCGGCGGGCGCGGCCTGGAGCTGGTCGACGGGCTGGCCGACCGCTGGGGCTGGCAGCGCGAGGGAGCGGGCAAACAGATCTGGTGCGAGATCGACCGCGCGCAGAAATCGACCTCGGACTGCGCGTCCGAGCGGCCCGCGGACGGCCCGTCGGAATTTCATACCCCGCCGCGGGAACCGCGCGTGTACCTCTAA